In Saccharolobus solfataricus, a genomic segment contains:
- a CDS encoding DUF1122 family protein, with product MSELNGVNLSAFYKLEVRNLKNTHIKELVSFDLLLSNGRQIGKCNYFKGRDYYTPWLEIDYYPILRNENLEVIFFKVVYNFLSPGGKLFVTYIRDNETRERLYIGKHPVETPLGFSLLSAGFTWFKDWYFPEGGNEGFPKLQANKPINSDEGIRQLETIREEIKNVNVIRKIDELIDHYRKSRDRTVYWEIT from the coding sequence ATGTCTGAACTTAATGGAGTAAATCTTAGTGCATTCTATAAGTTAGAAGTAAGAAATTTGAAAAATACTCATATAAAAGAACTTGTGTCATTTGATCTTCTATTAAGCAACGGTAGACAAATAGGGAAATGTAATTACTTTAAAGGCAGGGATTACTATACTCCTTGGCTAGAGATAGACTATTATCCTATTCTAAGAAATGAAAATCTGGAGGTAATTTTTTTCAAAGTCGTATATAACTTCCTTTCTCCAGGAGGCAAACTATTTGTAACTTATATTAGGGACAATGAAACCCGTGAAAGGCTTTATATAGGGAAACATCCTGTTGAGACTCCTTTAGGTTTTTCACTGTTATCAGCAGGTTTCACTTGGTTTAAAGATTGGTATTTTCCAGAGGGTGGCAACGAGGGTTTTCCTAAGTTACAAGCAAACAAGCCCATTAATAGTGATGAGGGAATTAGGCAGTTAGAGACGATAAGAGAAGAAATTAAAAACGTGAATGTCATTAGAAAGATAGATGAGTTAATTGACCATTATAGGAAATCCAGAGATAGGACTGTATACTGGGAAATTACCTAA
- a CDS encoding site-2 protease family protein: protein MTITILYLHIFLISKYIIRFVDQIYLAVALFLSFWLIIYVFRRRLEKYNLTVYPFFILWRKKSREYWFPKFSRSKGYRAYEKIALPIGFLLMIAGIVTILYIIIEMLTIKPNQTPTIALKPIIPGVTISISQLPYILLAIGVSVAIHEIFHALSATSNNVKVKNGGVLLLGIFPGAFVEPDEDDFNKSTSNAKLKIIAAGIVINLVLALIALPLSFELPYLPSALSQGIIIEGVLNNTPAANASLHTGDIIYSINGYRLTTLSQLHELLYNYSTITITLKHPNGSLSNVSVNIPNHFLGVYVTYYIPDYIAAILMFFTWLFIVNFSLAVFNAAPLIITDGGKLLTELLKRMLGESNGEKISYYLQSLFLLIFIFAIFLSNRPLG, encoded by the coding sequence ATGACGATCACTATACTCTATTTGCACATCTTTTTAATTTCTAAATACATTATTAGATTTGTGGATCAAATATACTTAGCTGTAGCGTTATTCCTATCTTTTTGGTTGATTATCTATGTTTTTAGAAGAAGACTAGAGAAATATAACCTAACAGTCTACCCATTTTTCATATTATGGAGAAAAAAATCAAGGGAATATTGGTTTCCTAAGTTCTCCAGATCCAAAGGCTATAGAGCTTATGAAAAAATTGCTCTACCAATAGGTTTCTTACTTATGATAGCAGGGATCGTTACAATATTATATATAATAATAGAAATGCTAACCATCAAACCAAATCAAACTCCTACAATAGCATTAAAACCAATAATTCCAGGGGTGACGATAAGCATCTCTCAGTTACCCTACATATTACTAGCTATTGGAGTTTCAGTAGCGATACATGAAATTTTCCACGCATTGTCCGCCACATCAAATAATGTAAAAGTTAAAAATGGAGGAGTTCTATTACTTGGAATATTCCCTGGAGCATTCGTAGAACCAGATGAAGATGATTTTAATAAATCTACAAGTAATGCAAAACTTAAAATAATCGCTGCAGGAATAGTAATTAACCTAGTCTTAGCACTAATTGCACTTCCATTATCCTTTGAACTTCCATATTTACCTTCAGCACTCTCGCAAGGGATAATAATAGAAGGTGTGCTTAATAATACACCAGCAGCCAACGCATCACTTCATACCGGAGATATAATATATTCCATAAATGGTTATCGTTTAACGACATTATCTCAGCTTCATGAACTTCTTTACAACTACAGCACTATCACTATAACTCTGAAACATCCTAATGGGAGTTTAAGTAATGTAAGTGTTAACATTCCTAATCATTTCTTAGGAGTTTATGTCACATACTATATTCCAGATTATATAGCTGCAATTTTAATGTTCTTCACATGGTTATTTATAGTGAATTTTAGCTTAGCTGTATTCAATGCCGCTCCACTAATAATAACTGATGGTGGAAAACTCCTAACTGAATTATTAAAGAGAATGCTAGGCGAGAGCAACGGCGAAAAAATTTCATATTACTTGCAGTCACTATTCCTTTTGATCTTTATATTCGCAATATTTCTATCTAA
- a CDS encoding nucleotidyltransferase domain-containing protein, producing the protein MQIEYSDRHWQVLNEKRKIAIEILSLLKQYGMEGYVYGSVARGDVNEKSDVDIIVFNPNQIVLDTLNVNHKYLIQATPNSVPKAYLSLDEEETIVISFPLGRLRRNEIEFYSFGGLVDLKGLSKNERVPGVNKKLMLIIPTENGHMEIPLEGNEDYASKLLKISLETIMERKRLLARRMERGHTGVFLRYDLGGNESIYDAFNKMYKSNKFFKRMVDV; encoded by the coding sequence GTGCAAATAGAGTATAGTGATCGTCATTGGCAAGTTTTAAATGAGAAGAGAAAGATAGCAATTGAAATCCTTTCACTTTTAAAACAATACGGAATGGAAGGATACGTTTATGGCTCTGTAGCTCGAGGGGATGTGAATGAAAAAAGTGACGTAGATATCATAGTATTTAATCCTAATCAAATCGTATTGGATACGCTAAACGTAAATCATAAGTATCTTATTCAAGCTACACCTAACTCCGTACCTAAGGCCTATCTATCGTTAGATGAGGAAGAGACTATAGTTATATCATTTCCATTAGGCAGATTAAGGAGAAATGAGATTGAGTTTTATTCATTTGGTGGGTTAGTAGATTTAAAAGGTCTCTCAAAAAATGAACGCGTTCCTGGCGTTAACAAAAAACTAATGTTAATTATCCCTACTGAAAATGGCCATATGGAGATTCCATTAGAAGGAAATGAGGATTATGCTTCAAAACTTCTTAAGATTTCATTAGAGACAATAATGGAAAGGAAAAGGTTATTGGCGAGGAGGATGGAACGAGGACATACTGGCGTATTTTTGAGATACGATTTGGGCGGCAACGAAAGTATTTATGATGCGTTTAATAAGATGTACAAGTCCAATAAATTTTTCAAGAGGATGGTAGATGTCTGA